Genomic segment of Archaeoglobus neptunius:
TGTCGATCTCATCGTCAGAGTTGGGGAGATGGTCGAGAAAGAGGGTATAGTTGAGATGGACCTGAATCCCGTCTTCGTCTACGAGAATGGATGCGTTGTTGCGGATGCGAGGATTGCTGTTGGGGAGCTAAAATCGTTCGATATGGAGATTGGTGACATCAGTTTCTTTTTTGATGCCGAGAGCGTTGCTGTGATTGGGGCTTCAAGAAGCACCCTCAAACCCGGAGGAAGGGTGGTCAGCAATCTGAAGAATCTGGGTTTCGGAGGAAAAATCTACCCCGTCAATCCAAACGCTGACGAAATACTTGGGTTTAAGTGCTATCCTTCGGTGAAATCTATTCCTGACAGCGTGGATATTGCCGTAGTTGCCGTCCCGTCCAGGAATGCAGGAGATGTGGTGAGAGAGTGTGCGGAAAAAGGGGTCAGGGGGATCATTGTTCTGAGTGCCGGATTTGCAGAAGGTTGGGAAGAGGGAAAGGAGCTTGAACGGGAAATTGTCGAGATTGCGAGGGAGAGCGGGATGAGGATAATAGGCCCAAATACGATGGGCATTCTCGACCCTGAATCCGGTCTCACGTCCTTTTTCAGCATAATTCGAAGGATAAAATCGGGAAATATTGGAGTTCTGGCACAGAGTGGTGCAGTTGCGAACTTCATAATCCTCCCGTTATGGCACATTGGCTTCAGCAGAATAATTGCGATAGGCAACAAGTGCGATGTGAACGAGGTTGAAGGACTGAGATACCTTATTCAGGACGATAAAACTGACGTGATAGCAGTCTATCTGGAGGGATTCACCAACGGCCGGAAGCTATACGAAGTCATGAGGAGCTCAAACAAGCCGATAGTTGTGCTTAAATCAGGAAGAACCGAAGCTGGAAAGAGAAGTGCGATGAGCCACACAGCGTCAATTTCAACAAGCGAGGAGATTTTTGAGGCTGCATGCAAACAGGCGGGTGTTGCAAAGGTTTACGACTTTGAGCAGCTAGTTGACACGGTTAAAGCGCTATCCCTCCAGCCTTTACCAGAGGGGGACAGGGTGGGGGTTATCCAGCCATCAGGGGCCGAGTGTGTCATGTCCGCAGATGCTGTTGTGGAGAATGGTCTGAGACTTGCAAAGTACTCCGAGAATACGGTGGAAAGAATCTACGAATTTGCTCCAGAATGGCACAGCATAAATAATCCGCTTGACCTCTATCCAATTGCTGAGAAGAGTGGGGACAGAGTTTTCAATGAGATCCTCAAAATTTTCGCCGAGGATGAGAATATCGATGCGATAGTTGCCGGGGTATTCATACCGAGCCTCATGACGCTCGGTTTTGACTTCTCATGGCTTAAGAAGTACGACAAACCTGTGCTCTTCACGATGAAGGACGATATTGAGGAGCTGAGAACAGCAAGGATTGAAATAGAGAAAAGTGGTGTGCCGGTATATCCAACGCCCGAGAGAGCCGTAAGGGTCTTGAAGTGGATGCTCTCAATTTCTATCTAGCCCTTTTTACAACATATATAGTGTTCGCAATATTCTTGTCAAGGGCAAACTGGGTATTCTCTATCTGAATGACGAATGCAGGATAAACCCTAATTACTCTTATCTCCACACCCGGAATTATTCCTGAAGAAATCAGTGCCCTTGTTTCTCTATCATCTGCAATGATATACTTTATCTCTGCAACATCCCCGGGAGACAGTTCACTCAGCTTGTATATGACCTTCTCAACCTCAACCTCATTGATTCTGCAGCATTTTCCCTGCGGTATTTTTCTGCCATGGGGACAGAACTTCGGATGGCCGAGAAGTGTACAAATTGCTTCTTCCGCTTCATCATCGATTAGATGTTCGAACCTGCATGCATGCTCCTCCACCTCCTGAATTCCGAGAATATCTGCAAGCAATCGCTCTGCCAGCCTGTGAAGACGAACGATCTTCTCCGCCCTCCTTCTCCCCTCTTCTGTTAATTCCAGCTCCCCGCTTCTCACACTTACGAGCCCCTCGCTCTCAAGCTCCTCCAACAGTTTTTCATCCACAGTTGCTTTTTCACCGATTTCAAGTTTCATCCAGATATCCCTTAGAGCGTTCTCGATCCTCTCGCTCATCATATCACCCCGAGCATGAGGGCTGTTAATGCCCCAACTGCAAATGCGATTACGACTGAGAGAATAAAAACTGCAACTCCCCACCGTATTCCTCTCTCCTTGCAGATAATTGTGAACTGGGCCACACAGGGGACGAAGAGTGTTAATGCAACCATCGCAACAACAATCTGGGAGTAGCTCATAGCTCCCTTGGTTGCGAGATCAAACAGTCCTGCTGCACCGTAGTCTCGCCTGAAAAAGCCGTAAAGGAATACCTCCGAAGTGCTTTCAGGCAGACCTATTGCGGTAACGGGTACGCTCAGACCTGCCACTATTAAATCAAATACTCCTGTAATTCTCCCGATCCATATCGCCACGCTTATCAGTATAAAAATGGGCAGAACTTCCTTGAAGTACCATTCCAATCTTGATACGGTTTTGTAGAAGATGTTTTTGATTTTTGGAATTCTTATTGGTGGTATCTCGATGAAAAACATGGGCGACGGTCCGGGGATGACCTTTGAGGACAGGTAACCCGCAATGATCAGCACTGAGGATACTACCCCGAGCCATATAAGCAGTGCTTTGAAATCCGGCGCTATTCCCAGCATGACTCCAAGCTGAGCGCTGCAAGGAATTCCAACTGCGAGAAGGATTGTCGCTATAACTCTCTCCTTCCAGGATTCGAGAATTCTTGTGACGATAACGGCCATCGTTCCGCAACCGGTTCCGAGCAAAAGAGGAATCACGGCTCTCCCGCTCATTCCTATCTTCTTAAACAGTCCGTCCAGCAGATAGGCAGTTCTGGGAAGGAGTCCGGAGTCTTCAAGGATTGAAAAGGCTATGAAGAATGTCGTAACTATGGGAAAAATTATCGCTATTGCGTATCTCAGTCCGAGAGTCACCACACCGTACTCACCACCGATTAGCTCTCTGATCCAGTAGTTCGGAACATACTGGAGCAGGATACCGTTAACGATCGAGTTTACGTTATTCTCAAACCATGTTTCAATGAAATCAACAAGAATCTGGGCTCCGACGTATCCTGCAAGCAGGTATATGAAGGCGAGAGACAGCAGTGACAGAGGAATGCCGAAAACTGGATTCAGGGACAGCTCACCAAACTTTCTCAAAAAGCTGTGCGGTACCTCCTTTTTTATCACAACGTCCTCCAGTATTCTTTCAGCATTTTCGTAAATCTCCTTCATCACCTCATAAGGAAGTGCGGGAGAGCTGGCCTTTTCAAGTATTATCTCATAATTTTCCTCTCCCTCAAGCAGCTTCTTAATTTCTGGATCTCTGAGAAGGAGAAGAACGGAGATCATCCTCCTGCTGATCCTGTATTCTCCCTTAATCAGAGTCTCTATCTCCGAGATCAACTTCTCAATCGTCTCGCTGAATTGAATGACTTTAGTTTTTGACATTTTTCTTCCAGCACACTTCCTTATTTCCTCTTTGAGGTTGCCGATACCTCTCTTTTCAGTTGCTACAGTCTTGACCACAGGAATTGAGATCCTTTCGCTCAACTTTTTCTCATCGATTTCAATTCCAAGGCTTTCCGCCTCATCGACCGCATTGAGGACGAGGATAACATTAAAGCCCGCCTCTATCAGTTGAAGGGTAAAGGGCAAAGCCCTCTTTATGTTCTTGGCATCAACAACATGGACTATGATGTCAGCATCTTCCATAAGCCTTCTTGCGACCTCCTCTTCTGCAGTAACAGGAACCAGCGAATTCATTCCGGGAGTGTCGATGATTGTGAAGTTCTCCATCTTCGCCACGGCGATGTCAACCGTTGTTCCGGGATAGTTTGATATCGTTGCGTATTTTCCTGTCAGAGCGTAAAAAAGTGCACTTTTGCCAACATTTGGATTTCCCACAAGCGCTACCCTTATTTTCCCTGGAATCTCTGGATTAACACCGTGACATTCCATGAATTTAGGTAAGCCTAAATTATTTAAAAGTTTTGGTTTATCTTTAAAAAATCCCGAACGGTAAATCTTTAAAATTGCCGTTCCAATAAAAAATATGTCCCGTAGGCCAATATATTTTGACACCATAAACATCGGTGAAAGCATCGATTCGGTTCCGAGAACAATAACTGAGACCGATGTTTGGACGTTTGCCTACCTGACTGCAGACTTCTTTCCACTCCACACCAATACTGAGTTTGCGAAGAGAACGGTCTTCGGACGCCAGGTAGCTCAGGGAATGCTCGTTCTCAGCATAGCTCTCGGAATGGTGGATCAGGTGATTCTCTCCAAATACGATGTTAGTCCGGTTATCGCATTTTTTGGCGTAAAGGAGGTCAGATTCCTCAGACCGGTTTTTATCGGCGACACCATAGCAGCCAGGGCGGAGGTTGTGGATAAAGAAGACCTCGACGAAAAAAGAGGCGTGGTCACATACCGGCTGGAGGTAAAAAATCAGAAAGACGAGACAGTACTCACCGCCCTTTACTCTGCCCTCATCCGGAAAACTCCTTAAGAATGGTCTCCTTTAACTTTATCCTGTCTGCCTTTCCGAGTCGTGTCAGGGGAATGGAGTCCATTATCAGCACTCTTCTCGGAACCTTAAAGTCAGCCAGCTCTCTTTTGCATGCTTCAATGATTTCAGCCTCGTTTATCTTCTCTCCTGCCTTCGGCACCACCGCCAGCCACACGACTTCTCCGTAAATCTCATGCGGATAGCCGAAAGCAGCAGCAATACCGACTCCGGGATTTCTCATAACAACTTCCTCAATTTCCGAGGGCAGAACCGTGTAGCTGCCAACCCTTATAACTTCCTTTTTTCTTCCGACTATGTAAAGCTCCTCTCCTTTTTTGTATCCCAGATCCCCACTCACCCAGTATCCGTCTCTGAATCCCTTTTCCGTCTCTTCAGGCTGGTTGAAATATCCCTTGCTTACCATAGGCCCCTTTACCAGCACTTCTCCGATCTCCCCGTCCTTCAGCTCAACTCCACTGCCGTCGACAATTTTTATCTCAACGCCGTCAAACGGTATGCCCACGTATCCCTCCGTAAACTTCGCCGGATCATCCTCTGGCTGCGAAAATGTGACGAACCCCGCCGTCTCGGTTGAACCATATCCAACTCCCACCTTCTCGCACCATGCCACCATTCTTCTGAGAAGCTCTGGATTGAGCTTTTCACCTGCAGTTACGAGGAGTTCAACCGATGGAAGGGGGACATTGAGGGAGAACAGAAGGGCAAACATCGTGGGAACGGCTCCGAAAAAGGTTATCTTTTCCTCACTCAGTTCCCTCAAAACTGTGTCCGGTCTCCAGTGATCGACCAGAATCATTTTTGATCCGTTGACGACTCCCGTTGCAAGCAGCTCTGTCGTTCCGCCAACATGGCTGGGGGGTAGATGGACCAGGGTGGTCATTCTCTCTTCCCTGCCAACGTATCTCACCAGACTTTTCAGCTCTCCGATGGCCATCGAAATGATGTTTCTGTGGGACAGAAGGGTTGCTTTCGGAACTCCTGTTGTCCCTCCGGTGAATATTATCAGGATGTCATCATCGGGGGACTGTTCCACCACCCGTTCCAGAGGCTCACCTTTCAGAAGTTCCTCAAATCCGGAGTCCAGAAAGAAAATTTCAGGATTGCCTATTTCCTCTTTTATTTCAGTTAAAGTCGTCTTTATATCGTTTTCCTGAAAGCTTTCTGCAGCCATCACGACCTCAGGCCTAGCATGCCTCAGAAATTTTCTCAGTTCAGCCGTCCTGTACCTCACGTCCATCGGAACGCATATGGCACCTATTTTGGAACAGGCCAGAAACGAGTAAACATATTCAGGACACATCGGTAGAACAGTGGAGACCCTGTCACCTTTCTTCACTCCCAGACTCAGAAGCGAGGCTGCCAGCCTGTCAACGTTGTTCTTCAATTCCCCGTAACTGATTTCTTTTCCCTTAAACTTTATTGCCGGAAATCTTTCATCAATTTCTGCCCAGTGGTCAAGATACTGCCAGAGATAATCGAACTCGGGAACCATATTCCAATTACCTTTAAAATTATTTAACATTTATTCGTTCTAATTTGTATGACCGAAGCCAGTGCTGGTGTAACATGGCATCTTTTCCCCATTAAAGTTTCTTTCTGCAGTTGAGTGGAGAAATATTTATACTGTGTGGGTGAGAAGGAGAAAAAAATTTTAATTGATTATGACTACAATAATTACCATCACCATGGAGGTGTAAAACTTGAACCTAAATGATATGTTAAGGATACTTCCGGATGTTCTTGATGAGCTGAATGAAATTGTTTACGTATGCGATACAGACTGGAATATACTCTATGCAAACAAAATGGCCCGCAAAATTCTTCATTATGAGGCAGGAAAAGTTAATCTGAGAGATATAATTGCAAAAGAATACCTGTCAACAGCACAGAAGAGATTTAACGAGATTTTGAAGAGCGGAAAACCTCTGGAAAAACCCGCTGAGTATTTAATCAAAACTAAAGACGGGAAAGACCTGTGGGTTGAGGTCAAAACGAGACCGATTTTTGAGAATGGAAAGCTCGTTGCAATCCTTGGAATTGCGAGAGATGTGACCGAGAGAAAGCTGCTGGAACTGAGGTTGAGAGACGCTGAGGAGAAGTTCAGGAAAATATTTGAAAATACGCCCAACATCGTCGTACTGATTGACAGCAAGGGAACCATAGTGGAGGCGAATCCGGCGGCCGTGAGAAGTGTTGGTATGAACCCTGTCGGTAAAAACCTACGTGAGATATTTTCAAGAGAAGTTGCCGAGAGAAGACTCTCCCACATCAGAAAGGTGCTGAAGGATGGCAGATCGCTGACGGTGATGGGAGAAAGAGACGGCAGACATTTTTTGACACATATCGTACCTGTTGAGCTGAGTGGTGAAAAATACACCCTGCACATCGTACAGGAGATAACCCGGCTTGTGAGAGTAAACAACATGCTAGAGGTGATAAAGGAAATCAACAAACTGATGGTCTACGAGAAGGACAAAATGGAGCTTGTCAGTAAAGCTGCAGAGAAACTCAGACACATCAGACACATGAACTGCTGGGTTGGAATCACAGAGGAAGACAGCGTCTTTCTGCCATCCATAGGATTGAGGACTACGGGTGATGACGTTAACTGCCTGATCGAGGCTATCAAAACCGGACGTGAGGTGTTCAGGGAAGGAGAGGTGGAGGACTGCAGGAAATGCAGGTTTTACGGCGAGCACAGAACAATGTTCAGATGCGCATTACCGATGATGGTTAAGGAGGAGGTAAAGGGCGGTCTGGTTGTACAGGCGGAAAAAAGACCCTCGGACGATGAACTGGATCTGATTAAAACTCTTTCAGGAGACCTTGCGTTTGCCATAAAAGCAATTGAAATTGACGAGGCGGAAAGGTGGGCGTATGAGCAGATTAGCAGAAACATAGACCAGATGGCTTTTCTGGTTGACCGTATCAGAAATCCTCTGGCAGCGGCAAGAGGGTTCACGGAGATTTACGTCGAAGATGAAAAGATCAGGAGAAAGATAAACGAACAGCACGAAAGAATACTTGAGCTTGTACGACAGTTGGAGGACAGATGGGAAGAGTCCGAACGTGTGAGGAATCTGTTAGGAGATCTGGGAGGAGAAAAGGTGGGCTGATATGAGGCGCAGAATTATGGTTGTGGAAGATGATGCCGCAGTTCTGGAGGCGGTGCAGATCATGCTGGGAAACAGGTATGATGTCATCACCGCCACCAACGGGGAGGAGGCTGTGAGATTGTACAGGATATTTAAACCGGAATTGGTTTTGATGGATATAGCAATGCCTGTCATGGATGGAGTAGAGGCTACAAAAGAAATTCTGAAGTTTGATCCAGAGGCGAAAATAATAGGCATTTCCGCATACATTCGAAGAAGGGGTCAAGAACTGCTTGATGCAGGAGCCAAGGAAGTTATAGAGAAGCCTTTCACGAGAAAGAAGTTGATAGAGACTGTTGAGAAATATCTCGGGTGAGAAAATCTCTGGAAAATAAAAGGGGCACGAAAGATGGATTGTGGTCTGATGCAGCGAGCAAAACACATAATGTTGGAATGAGGTTTACGTAAAAATAATATATGGTTATTTTCAAGGTATGCCTGTGAGAGTTCCTGATGATTCCATTTCCATAAATCAGGCAATTAAAAATGCTGGGCCGGAAGAGATAATTTTAGTCAGGTCAGGTACTTATAATGAGACTCTCTACATAGACAAACCCCTTATTTTAAGGTCGGATGGAGAAGTGACTGTAAATGGTGGTGGGGCCGACTGTGTTTTAAGGATTATCGCCGACAGTGTTAGGGTTGAGGGT
This window contains:
- a CDS encoding acetate--CoA ligase family protein; its protein translation is VDLIVRVGEMVEKEGIVEMDLNPVFVYENGCVVADARIAVGELKSFDMEIGDISFFFDAESVAVIGASRSTLKPGGRVVSNLKNLGFGGKIYPVNPNADEILGFKCYPSVKSIPDSVDIAVVAVPSRNAGDVVRECAEKGVRGIIVLSAGFAEGWEEGKELEREIVEIARESGMRIIGPNTMGILDPESGLTSFFSIIRRIKSGNIGVLAQSGAVANFIILPLWHIGFSRIIAIGNKCDVNEVEGLRYLIQDDKTDVIAVYLEGFTNGRKLYEVMRSSNKPIVVLKSGRTEAGKRSAMSHTASISTSEEIFEAACKQAGVAKVYDFEQLVDTVKALSLQPLPEGDRVGVIQPSGAECVMSADAVVENGLRLAKYSENTVERIYEFAPEWHSINNPLDLYPIAEKSGDRVFNEILKIFAEDENIDAIVAGVFIPSLMTLGFDFSWLKKYDKPVLFTMKDDIEELRTARIEIEKSGVPVYPTPERAVRVLKWMLSISI
- a CDS encoding metal-dependent transcriptional regulator, whose translation is MSERIENALRDIWMKLEIGEKATVDEKLLEELESEGLVSVRSGELELTEEGRRRAEKIVRLHRLAERLLADILGIQEVEEHACRFEHLIDDEAEEAICTLLGHPKFCPHGRKIPQGKCCRINEVEVEKVIYKLSELSPGDVAEIKYIIADDRETRALISSGIIPGVEIRVIRVYPAFVIQIENTQFALDKNIANTIYVVKRAR
- the feoB gene encoding ferrous iron transport protein B: MECHGVNPEIPGKIRVALVGNPNVGKSALFYALTGKYATISNYPGTTVDIAVAKMENFTIIDTPGMNSLVPVTAEEEVARRLMEDADIIVHVVDAKNIKRALPFTLQLIEAGFNVILVLNAVDEAESLGIEIDEKKLSERISIPVVKTVATEKRGIGNLKEEIRKCAGRKMSKTKVIQFSETIEKLISEIETLIKGEYRISRRMISVLLLLRDPEIKKLLEGEENYEIILEKASSPALPYEVMKEIYENAERILEDVVIKKEVPHSFLRKFGELSLNPVFGIPLSLLSLAFIYLLAGYVGAQILVDFIETWFENNVNSIVNGILLQYVPNYWIRELIGGEYGVVTLGLRYAIAIIFPIVTTFFIAFSILEDSGLLPRTAYLLDGLFKKIGMSGRAVIPLLLGTGCGTMAVIVTRILESWKERVIATILLAVGIPCSAQLGVMLGIAPDFKALLIWLGVVSSVLIIAGYLSSKVIPGPSPMFFIEIPPIRIPKIKNIFYKTVSRLEWYFKEVLPIFILISVAIWIGRITGVFDLIVAGLSVPVTAIGLPESTSEVFLYGFFRRDYGAAGLFDLATKGAMSYSQIVVAMVALTLFVPCVAQFTIICKERGIRWGVAVFILSVVIAFAVGALTALMLGVI
- a CDS encoding MaoC/PaaZ C-terminal domain-containing protein; translation: MSRRPIYFDTINIGESIDSVPRTITETDVWTFAYLTADFFPLHTNTEFAKRTVFGRQVAQGMLVLSIALGMVDQVILSKYDVSPVIAFFGVKEVRFLRPVFIGDTIAARAEVVDKEDLDEKRGVVTYRLEVKNQKDETVLTALYSALIRKTP
- a CDS encoding class I adenylate-forming enzyme family protein, yielding MVPEFDYLWQYLDHWAEIDERFPAIKFKGKEISYGELKNNVDRLAASLLSLGVKKGDRVSTVLPMCPEYVYSFLACSKIGAICVPMDVRYRTAELRKFLRHARPEVVMAAESFQENDIKTTLTEIKEEIGNPEIFFLDSGFEELLKGEPLERVVEQSPDDDILIIFTGGTTGVPKATLLSHRNIISMAIGELKSLVRYVGREERMTTLVHLPPSHVGGTTELLATGVVNGSKMILVDHWRPDTVLRELSEEKITFFGAVPTMFALLFSLNVPLPSVELLVTAGEKLNPELLRRMVAWCEKVGVGYGSTETAGFVTFSQPEDDPAKFTEGYVGIPFDGVEIKIVDGSGVELKDGEIGEVLVKGPMVSKGYFNQPEETEKGFRDGYWVSGDLGYKKGEELYIVGRKKEVIRVGSYTVLPSEIEEVVMRNPGVGIAAAFGYPHEIYGEVVWLAVVPKAGEKINEAEIIEACKRELADFKVPRRVLIMDSIPLTRLGKADRIKLKETILKEFSG
- a CDS encoding PAS domain-containing protein; protein product: MNLNDMLRILPDVLDELNEIVYVCDTDWNILYANKMARKILHYEAGKVNLRDIIAKEYLSTAQKRFNEILKSGKPLEKPAEYLIKTKDGKDLWVEVKTRPIFENGKLVAILGIARDVTERKLLELRLRDAEEKFRKIFENTPNIVVLIDSKGTIVEANPAAVRSVGMNPVGKNLREIFSREVAERRLSHIRKVLKDGRSLTVMGERDGRHFLTHIVPVELSGEKYTLHIVQEITRLVRVNNMLEVIKEINKLMVYEKDKMELVSKAAEKLRHIRHMNCWVGITEEDSVFLPSIGLRTTGDDVNCLIEAIKTGREVFREGEVEDCRKCRFYGEHRTMFRCALPMMVKEEVKGGLVVQAEKRPSDDELDLIKTLSGDLAFAIKAIEIDEAERWAYEQISRNIDQMAFLVDRIRNPLAAARGFTEIYVEDEKIRRKINEQHERILELVRQLEDRWEESERVRNLLGDLGGEKVG
- a CDS encoding response regulator; the encoded protein is MRRRIMVVEDDAAVLEAVQIMLGNRYDVITATNGEEAVRLYRIFKPELVLMDIAMPVMDGVEATKEILKFDPEAKIIGISAYIRRRGQELLDAGAKEVIEKPFTRKKLIETVEKYLG